One segment of Spinacia oleracea plastid, complete genome DNA contains the following:
- a CDS encoding hypothetical protein (ORF31; similar to ORF54b in Pinus thunbergii) produces the protein MVIRVSKVRTRWMFVVPTILVSPNPDTKGSR, from the coding sequence ATGGTTATACGGGTATCCAAAGTACGAACGAGATGGATGTTTGTTGTCCCAACCATTCTTGTTAGTCCCAACCCAGATACGAAAGGGAGTAGGTAA
- a CDS encoding hypothetical protein (ORF22; similar to ORF70 in Pinus thunbergii) has product MVGTTNIHLVRTLDTRITIEDC; this is encoded by the coding sequence ATGGTTGGGACAACAAACATCCATCTCGTTCGTACTTTGGATACCCGTATAACCATCGAAGACTGTTGA